In Carassius auratus strain Wakin chromosome 36, ASM336829v1, whole genome shotgun sequence, the following are encoded in one genomic region:
- the LOC113055137 gene encoding DAZ-associated protein 1-like isoform X2: MSALPSTTLATEMSNNIAGDEIGKLFVGGLDWSTTQETLRSYFSQYGEVVDCVIMKDKSTNQSRGFGFVKFKDPNCVRSVLDTKPHNLDGRNIDPKPCTPRGMQPEKTRAKDGWKGSKSDSNKSKKIFVGGIPHNCGEVELRDYFNRFGVVTEVVMIYDAEKQRPRGFGFITFEAEQSVDQAVNMHFHDIMGKKVEVKKAEPRDSKAAAPGQLGASQWGPRAILSATNGWAAQPAPGWQQSYAPQGVWVSTGQPLAGYGPPLPAGRGAPAQPPSPFNAFLVAAAPPTGGFGAPQGYPQQGFSTQPQFGYSFGTPQGDQFVAQGMPPPPATPGAGTLGFAPATTPSQDLSKAPQAQPDFSYSQYGYGQDLSAFGHSFADPSQQTASYAAAPSAPSSGPPPAASSFGRGQNHNVQGFHPYRR, from the exons AGACGTTGCGAAGCTACTTTTCTCAGTATGGAGAGGTCGTGGATTGTGTCATCATGAAAGATAAAAGCACAAATCAGTCCAGGGGCTTCGGCTTTGTGAAGTTTAAAGATCCCAACTGCGTACGGAGCGTCCTGGACACCAAACCTCATAACCTGGACGGAAGAAAT ATCGACCCAAAGCCTTGTACGCCAAGAGGGATGCAGCCTGAGAAGACTCGGGCAAAAGACGGCTGG aaagGAAGCAAAAGTGACAGCAATAAATCTAAGAAGATATTTGTGGGTGGAATTCCTCATAATTGCGGCGAAGTTGAACTCAGGGATTACTTCAACCGATTTGGAGTG GTCACAGAGGTGGTAATGATCTATGACGCAGAGAAACAGAGGCCTCGAG GTTTTGGATTTATTACTTTCGAGGCCGAACAATCAGTGGACCAGGCTGTCAACATGCATTTTCACGACATCATGGGCAAAAAA GTTGAAGTGAAGAAGGCGGAGCCACGGGACAGCAAAGCTGCCGCCCCTGGTCAGCTGGGAGCCAGTCAGTGGGGGCCCCGAGCCATTTTAAGTGCAACCAATGGCTGGGCAGCACAACCGGCTCCGGGCTGGCAGCAGAGCTACGCGCCTCAGG gtGTTTGGGTGTCTACAGGTCAACCACTTG CTGGGTATGGACCTCCTTTACCTGCTGGCCGTGGGGCACCCGCACAACCTCCTTCTCCATTTAATGCATTTCTAGTTGCAGCAGCACCGCCTACAGGGGGATTTGGGGCACCTCAGGGATACCCCCAACAGGGCTTTAGCACACAACCTCAGTTTG GATATAGCTTTGGTACACCTCAAGGTGACCAGTTTGTAGCACAGGGAATGCCTCCCCCTCCTGCCACGCCGGGTGCAGGGACTTTAGGTTTTGCCCCGGCGACGACTCCCTCTCAGGACCTGAGCAAAGCCCCCCAAGCACAGCCAGACTTCTCCTACAGCCAGTATG GTTATGGGCAGGACCTGAGTGCTTTTGGTCATAGCTTTGCAGACCCCAGCCAGCAAACTGCCTCATACGCCGCAGCCCCCTCCGCACCCTCATCAGGACCCCCTCCGGCCGCAAGCAGCTTCGGACGAGGACAGAACCACAATGTACAGGGCTTCCACCCCTACCGGCGCTGA
- the LOC113055137 gene encoding DAZ-associated protein 1-like isoform X1: protein MSALPSTTLATEMSNNIAGDEIGKLFVGGLDWSTTQETLRSYFSQYGEVVDCVIMKDKSTNQSRGFGFVKFKDPNCVRSVLDTKPHNLDGRNIDPKPCTPRGMQPEKTRAKDGWKGSKSDSNKSKKIFVGGIPHNCGEVELRDYFNRFGVVTEVVMIYDAEKQRPRGFGFITFEAEQSVDQAVNMHFHDIMGKKVEVKKAEPRDSKAAAPGQLGASQWGPRAILSATNGWAAQPAPGWQQSYAPQGVWVSTGQPLAGYGPPLPAGRGAPAQPPSPFNAFLVAAAPPTGGFGAPQGYPQQGFSTQPQFGYSFGTPQGDQFVAQGMPPPPATPGAGTLGFAPATTPSQDLSKAPQAQPDFSYSQYGLGNYPQDPSAYGPTRPSHSYVQEEQGYSAGYGQDLSAFGHSFADPSQQTASYAAAPSAPSSGPPPAASSFGRGQNHNVQGFHPYRR, encoded by the exons AGACGTTGCGAAGCTACTTTTCTCAGTATGGAGAGGTCGTGGATTGTGTCATCATGAAAGATAAAAGCACAAATCAGTCCAGGGGCTTCGGCTTTGTGAAGTTTAAAGATCCCAACTGCGTACGGAGCGTCCTGGACACCAAACCTCATAACCTGGACGGAAGAAAT ATCGACCCAAAGCCTTGTACGCCAAGAGGGATGCAGCCTGAGAAGACTCGGGCAAAAGACGGCTGG aaagGAAGCAAAAGTGACAGCAATAAATCTAAGAAGATATTTGTGGGTGGAATTCCTCATAATTGCGGCGAAGTTGAACTCAGGGATTACTTCAACCGATTTGGAGTG GTCACAGAGGTGGTAATGATCTATGACGCAGAGAAACAGAGGCCTCGAG GTTTTGGATTTATTACTTTCGAGGCCGAACAATCAGTGGACCAGGCTGTCAACATGCATTTTCACGACATCATGGGCAAAAAA GTTGAAGTGAAGAAGGCGGAGCCACGGGACAGCAAAGCTGCCGCCCCTGGTCAGCTGGGAGCCAGTCAGTGGGGGCCCCGAGCCATTTTAAGTGCAACCAATGGCTGGGCAGCACAACCGGCTCCGGGCTGGCAGCAGAGCTACGCGCCTCAGG gtGTTTGGGTGTCTACAGGTCAACCACTTG CTGGGTATGGACCTCCTTTACCTGCTGGCCGTGGGGCACCCGCACAACCTCCTTCTCCATTTAATGCATTTCTAGTTGCAGCAGCACCGCCTACAGGGGGATTTGGGGCACCTCAGGGATACCCCCAACAGGGCTTTAGCACACAACCTCAGTTTG GATATAGCTTTGGTACACCTCAAGGTGACCAGTTTGTAGCACAGGGAATGCCTCCCCCTCCTGCCACGCCGGGTGCAGGGACTTTAGGTTTTGCCCCGGCGACGACTCCCTCTCAGGACCTGAGCAAAGCCCCCCAAGCACAGCCAGACTTCTCCTACAGCCAGTATG GCTTGGGTAACTATCCTCAGGACCCCTCTGCCTACGGACCAACGCGTCCTTCTCACAGTTATGTACAGGAAGAGCAGGGATATAGCGCAG GTTATGGGCAGGACCTGAGTGCTTTTGGTCATAGCTTTGCAGACCCCAGCCAGCAAACTGCCTCATACGCCGCAGCCCCCTCCGCACCCTCATCAGGACCCCCTCCGGCCGCAAGCAGCTTCGGACGAGGACAGAACCACAATGTACAGGGCTTCCACCCCTACCGGCGCTGA
- the LOC113055137 gene encoding DAZ-associated protein 1-like isoform X3, with protein sequence MSALPSTTLATEMSNNIAGDEIGKLFVGGLDWSTTQETLRSYFSQYGEVVDCVIMKDKSTNQSRGFGFVKFKDPNCVRSVLDTKPHNLDGRNIDPKPCTPRGMQPEKTRAKDGWKGSKSDSNKSKKIFVGGIPHNCGEVELRDYFNRFGVVTEVVMIYDAEKQRPRGFGFITFEAEQSVDQAVNMHFHDIMGKKVEVKKAEPRDSKAAAPGQLGASQWGPRAILSATNGWAAQPAPGWQQSYAPQGVWVSTGQPLAGYGPPLPAGRGAPAQPPSPFNAFLVAAAPPTGGFGAPQGYPQQGFSTQPQFGYSFGTPQGDQFVAQGMPPPPATPGAGTLGFAPATTPSQDLSKAPQAQPDFSYSQYGLGNYPQDPSAYGPTRPSHSYVQEEQGYSADRLWAGPECFWS encoded by the exons AGACGTTGCGAAGCTACTTTTCTCAGTATGGAGAGGTCGTGGATTGTGTCATCATGAAAGATAAAAGCACAAATCAGTCCAGGGGCTTCGGCTTTGTGAAGTTTAAAGATCCCAACTGCGTACGGAGCGTCCTGGACACCAAACCTCATAACCTGGACGGAAGAAAT ATCGACCCAAAGCCTTGTACGCCAAGAGGGATGCAGCCTGAGAAGACTCGGGCAAAAGACGGCTGG aaagGAAGCAAAAGTGACAGCAATAAATCTAAGAAGATATTTGTGGGTGGAATTCCTCATAATTGCGGCGAAGTTGAACTCAGGGATTACTTCAACCGATTTGGAGTG GTCACAGAGGTGGTAATGATCTATGACGCAGAGAAACAGAGGCCTCGAG GTTTTGGATTTATTACTTTCGAGGCCGAACAATCAGTGGACCAGGCTGTCAACATGCATTTTCACGACATCATGGGCAAAAAA GTTGAAGTGAAGAAGGCGGAGCCACGGGACAGCAAAGCTGCCGCCCCTGGTCAGCTGGGAGCCAGTCAGTGGGGGCCCCGAGCCATTTTAAGTGCAACCAATGGCTGGGCAGCACAACCGGCTCCGGGCTGGCAGCAGAGCTACGCGCCTCAGG gtGTTTGGGTGTCTACAGGTCAACCACTTG CTGGGTATGGACCTCCTTTACCTGCTGGCCGTGGGGCACCCGCACAACCTCCTTCTCCATTTAATGCATTTCTAGTTGCAGCAGCACCGCCTACAGGGGGATTTGGGGCACCTCAGGGATACCCCCAACAGGGCTTTAGCACACAACCTCAGTTTG GATATAGCTTTGGTACACCTCAAGGTGACCAGTTTGTAGCACAGGGAATGCCTCCCCCTCCTGCCACGCCGGGTGCAGGGACTTTAGGTTTTGCCCCGGCGACGACTCCCTCTCAGGACCTGAGCAAAGCCCCCCAAGCACAGCCAGACTTCTCCTACAGCCAGTATG GCTTGGGTAACTATCCTCAGGACCCCTCTGCCTACGGACCAACGCGTCCTTCTCACAGTTATGTACAGGAAGAGCAGGGATATAGCGCAG ACAGGTTATGGGCAGGACCTGAGTGCTTTTGGTCATAG
- the LOC113055137 gene encoding DAZ-associated protein 1-like isoform X4, with the protein MSALPSTTLATEMSNNIAGDEIGKLFVGGLDWSTTQETLRSYFSQYGEVVDCVIMKDKSTNQSRGFGFVKFKDPNCVRSVLDTKPHNLDGRNIDPKPCTPRGMQPEKTRAKDGWKGSKSDSNKSKKIFVGGIPHNCGEVELRDYFNRFGVVTEVVMIYDAEKQRPRGFGFITFEAEQSVDQAVNMHFHDIMGKKVEVKKAEPRDSKAAAPGQLGASQWGPRAILSATNGWAAQPAPGWQQSYAPQGVWVSTGQPLAGYGPPLPAGRGAPAQPPSPFNAFLVAAAPPTGGFGAPQGYPQQGFSTQPQFGYSFGTPQGDQFVAQGMPPPPATPGAGTLGFAPATTPSQDLSKAPQAQPDFSYSQYDRLWAGPECFWS; encoded by the exons AGACGTTGCGAAGCTACTTTTCTCAGTATGGAGAGGTCGTGGATTGTGTCATCATGAAAGATAAAAGCACAAATCAGTCCAGGGGCTTCGGCTTTGTGAAGTTTAAAGATCCCAACTGCGTACGGAGCGTCCTGGACACCAAACCTCATAACCTGGACGGAAGAAAT ATCGACCCAAAGCCTTGTACGCCAAGAGGGATGCAGCCTGAGAAGACTCGGGCAAAAGACGGCTGG aaagGAAGCAAAAGTGACAGCAATAAATCTAAGAAGATATTTGTGGGTGGAATTCCTCATAATTGCGGCGAAGTTGAACTCAGGGATTACTTCAACCGATTTGGAGTG GTCACAGAGGTGGTAATGATCTATGACGCAGAGAAACAGAGGCCTCGAG GTTTTGGATTTATTACTTTCGAGGCCGAACAATCAGTGGACCAGGCTGTCAACATGCATTTTCACGACATCATGGGCAAAAAA GTTGAAGTGAAGAAGGCGGAGCCACGGGACAGCAAAGCTGCCGCCCCTGGTCAGCTGGGAGCCAGTCAGTGGGGGCCCCGAGCCATTTTAAGTGCAACCAATGGCTGGGCAGCACAACCGGCTCCGGGCTGGCAGCAGAGCTACGCGCCTCAGG gtGTTTGGGTGTCTACAGGTCAACCACTTG CTGGGTATGGACCTCCTTTACCTGCTGGCCGTGGGGCACCCGCACAACCTCCTTCTCCATTTAATGCATTTCTAGTTGCAGCAGCACCGCCTACAGGGGGATTTGGGGCACCTCAGGGATACCCCCAACAGGGCTTTAGCACACAACCTCAGTTTG GATATAGCTTTGGTACACCTCAAGGTGACCAGTTTGTAGCACAGGGAATGCCTCCCCCTCCTGCCACGCCGGGTGCAGGGACTTTAGGTTTTGCCCCGGCGACGACTCCCTCTCAGGACCTGAGCAAAGCCCCCCAAGCACAGCCAGACTTCTCCTACAGCCAGTATG ACAGGTTATGGGCAGGACCTGAGTGCTTTTGGTCATAG